The Corynebacterium simulans genome contains a region encoding:
- a CDS encoding MFS transporter, whose protein sequence is MVARRSIAAALAFAVVTLTALNLRAGIASVAPVLGDISAAFGVGPAIAGTLTALPGLCFALMGWAAVPIARRCGLTTTLLGGAVALVVGLAARPWVSSFVPFVALTLLVVGGIAVTNILLPAWIKTYGTARTVVALMTTYTTVLGVSSALGPMSTHLGGWRMSLFAWAIPVALQVVGWLIACKHTGVDPVQSPDTAAIPMRRSRTAVALLFFFGLQSTMAYAQMGWLPTMLESRGVSASRASLALALIGAINVVGGLIMPVLIERLRDLRPVPLVLSAATLAGWLGVLVNASAAPLTWATLMGVGGMCFPLALALIAARTRQPEVTARLSGFVQPGGYILAGVFPFLFGVLAQATGGWEVPLGVLIALTLAMSVAGVAAARSVYIDDELLSK, encoded by the coding sequence ATGGTGGCTCGCCGAAGCATCGCGGCCGCTCTCGCTTTTGCGGTCGTTACCTTAACTGCGCTGAACCTGCGCGCCGGAATCGCCTCCGTGGCGCCGGTGCTGGGGGACATCAGCGCAGCTTTTGGCGTTGGCCCTGCCATCGCCGGGACCCTGACAGCCCTTCCTGGTCTGTGTTTCGCACTGATGGGCTGGGCTGCCGTTCCTATCGCGCGGCGTTGTGGCCTGACCACGACTCTTCTCGGCGGCGCAGTGGCACTCGTGGTGGGGCTTGCCGCGCGCCCATGGGTAAGTAGTTTCGTACCCTTCGTTGCGCTCACGCTGCTCGTAGTCGGCGGCATCGCTGTCACCAACATCTTGTTGCCTGCATGGATCAAGACCTACGGAACTGCGCGCACCGTGGTGGCGTTGATGACGACTTACACCACTGTGCTTGGCGTATCGAGTGCCCTTGGTCCAATGTCTACCCACCTGGGTGGCTGGCGGATGTCGTTGTTTGCGTGGGCAATCCCTGTCGCCCTGCAGGTAGTGGGGTGGCTGATTGCCTGTAAGCACACCGGCGTCGATCCAGTGCAAAGCCCGGATACCGCGGCGATTCCGATGCGCCGTTCGCGCACCGCTGTTGCACTTCTTTTCTTCTTTGGCCTGCAATCCACCATGGCTTATGCGCAGATGGGGTGGCTGCCCACGATGCTTGAAAGCCGTGGGGTCTCCGCCTCCCGGGCCAGCCTGGCGCTCGCGCTCATCGGCGCCATCAACGTTGTCGGCGGGCTCATCATGCCGGTTCTCATTGAGCGGCTGCGAGATCTCCGTCCCGTTCCACTGGTTTTGTCGGCTGCTACCTTGGCCGGCTGGCTGGGTGTGCTCGTCAATGCGAGCGCAGCGCCGCTTACCTGGGCCACTCTGATGGGCGTCGGCGGAATGTGCTTCCCGCTGGCCCTCGCCCTGATTGCCGCGCGCACCCGGCAGCCGGAGGTAACAGCACGCCTTTCCGGCTTCGTGCAGCCGGGTGGCTATATTCTGGCTGGCGTATTCCCGTTCCTCTTCGGCGTTCTCGCGCAAGCAACCGGCGGCTGGGAGGTTCCGTTGGGTGTGCTCATCGCACTTACCCTAGCGATGTCGGTGGCAGGCGTTGCCGCCGCCCGCTCGGTCTACATCGACGACGAGCTCCTGTCGAAGTGA
- the metG gene encoding methionine--tRNA ligase, with amino-acid sequence MTESVVVNVAWPYANGPRHIGHVAGFGVPSDVFARFQRMRGRNVLMVSGTDEHGTPLLVQADKEGVTVRELADRYNRQIVTDLAGLGLSYDLFTRTTTRNHYAVVQELFKGLYENGYMLKETTKGAISPSTGRTLPDRYIEGTCPICGAEGARGDQCDNCGNQLDPVDLIDPVSKINGETPEFIETEHFLLDLPSVKDALEEWLKTREDWRPNVLKFSLNLLEDMRPRTMTRDIDWGIPIPVEGWEENSAKKLYVWFDAVIGYLSSSIEWAHRTGNPDAWKDFWQNDEARHYYFQGKDNITFHSQIWPAQLLGYAGKGAKGGELHKFGELNLPTEIVSSEYLTMSGSKFSSSKGVVIYVKDFLAEFGPDALRYFISVAGPENNDTDFTWDEFVRRINNELANGWGNLVNRTVSMAYKNFGEVPAPAALEEADKAILQLAEETFETAAGYLEQSKFKQAITAVMHVVGEANAYIAAMEPWKLAKDETQRERLATVLWTALQVVSDCNVMLTPFLPFTAQKVHETLGRDGVWAAQPEVRDVVDDIPVELVGVGLPPENHPYPIITGDYTAQLAAWKRVDVEPGTALSKPKPLVAKLDPELGETGPEWAPVQK; translated from the coding sequence ATGACTGAGTCGGTAGTAGTAAATGTTGCCTGGCCGTATGCCAACGGCCCCCGCCACATCGGACACGTGGCAGGCTTTGGTGTTCCTTCTGACGTATTCGCACGTTTCCAGCGAATGCGTGGCCGCAACGTTCTCATGGTCTCTGGCACCGATGAGCACGGCACTCCGTTGCTGGTGCAAGCCGACAAAGAAGGCGTGACCGTTCGCGAACTCGCGGACCGTTATAACCGCCAAATTGTCACCGACCTCGCCGGCTTGGGCCTGTCCTATGACCTTTTCACCCGCACCACCACGCGCAACCACTACGCGGTAGTACAGGAGCTGTTCAAGGGCCTTTATGAAAACGGCTACATGCTCAAGGAAACCACCAAGGGCGCCATCTCGCCGTCGACTGGCCGTACCTTGCCTGACCGCTACATCGAGGGAACTTGCCCAATTTGTGGTGCTGAGGGGGCGCGCGGCGATCAGTGCGATAACTGCGGTAACCAGCTGGACCCAGTAGATCTGATCGACCCAGTTTCCAAGATCAACGGTGAGACCCCGGAGTTCATCGAGACCGAGCACTTCCTCCTCGACCTGCCTTCCGTGAAGGACGCACTGGAGGAATGGCTGAAGACGCGCGAAGATTGGCGTCCGAACGTCCTGAAGTTCTCCCTGAATTTGCTCGAAGACATGCGTCCGCGCACCATGACCCGCGACATCGACTGGGGCATCCCAATTCCGGTAGAGGGCTGGGAGGAAAACTCCGCAAAGAAGCTCTACGTCTGGTTTGACGCTGTCATCGGTTACTTGTCTTCTTCCATCGAGTGGGCGCATCGCACCGGAAACCCGGATGCATGGAAGGATTTCTGGCAGAACGATGAGGCTCGCCATTACTACTTCCAGGGCAAGGACAACATCACCTTCCACTCGCAGATTTGGCCTGCGCAGCTCCTGGGTTACGCCGGTAAGGGCGCGAAGGGCGGCGAGCTGCACAAGTTTGGTGAGCTGAATCTACCTACCGAGATTGTTTCCTCCGAATACCTGACGATGTCCGGCTCGAAGTTCTCTTCTTCGAAGGGCGTTGTCATCTACGTCAAGGACTTCTTGGCGGAGTTCGGCCCGGATGCGCTGCGTTACTTCATCTCCGTGGCCGGTCCAGAAAACAATGACACGGACTTTACATGGGACGAGTTCGTGCGCCGTATCAACAACGAACTGGCCAATGGCTGGGGCAACCTGGTCAACCGCACCGTCTCGATGGCCTACAAGAACTTCGGCGAAGTCCCAGCTCCCGCCGCACTGGAAGAAGCCGACAAGGCCATCCTGCAGCTGGCGGAGGAGACCTTCGAGACTGCGGCAGGTTACCTCGAGCAGTCGAAGTTCAAGCAGGCTATTACCGCCGTCATGCACGTCGTTGGTGAGGCGAATGCTTATATCGCTGCGATGGAGCCATGGAAGCTGGCCAAAGATGAGACCCAGCGCGAGCGTCTAGCCACCGTCCTCTGGACTGCACTCCAGGTAGTCTCTGACTGCAACGTCATGCTCACCCCGTTCCTGCCGTTTACCGCGCAGAAGGTCCACGAGACCTTGGGCCGCGACGGCGTCTGGGCGGCACAGCCTGAGGTACGCGACGTCGTGGATGATATCCCGGTTGAACTCGTAGGCGTTGGCCTGCCGCCGGAGAATCACCCGTACCCAATCATCACCGGTGATTACACCGCCCAGCTGGCAGCGTGGAAGCGCGTAGACGTCGAGCCTGGCACTGCGCTTTCCAAGCCGAAGCCGCTCGTGGCAAAGCTTGACCCAGAGCTTGGTGAGACCGGCCCTGAGTGGGCACCCGTCCAGAAGTAA
- a CDS encoding BCCT family transporter yields MTNPETDSNTAKGTDPASSAAPVSSEEYQTVDEKLESASATSQLQNMLGDEDFAPHEMTEPEIEIAADDNAPIDWTIVGITGVLIAAIVAWGLAAPTNFADFASDALSFVVNDFGWVYVLFGTIFVVFVIFIAASKFGTIRLGHIDEEPEFSTPSWIAMMFAAGMGIGLMFYGASEPLNYYLNGVPGHDAKEVGTSMATAMFHWTLHPWAVYAIVGLAIAYSTFRIGRKQLLSQAFVPLIGQRAADGWVGKIIDILSIFATVFGTACSLGIGATQIQAGIQASGLIDNPSQKVVVGIVLVLTLAFLLSAMSGVGKGIQYVSNANMVMAALLAIFVFILGPTVSILNQIPGSIGSYLDAFTEMISRTAESNNGEAGEWLSTWTIFYWAWWVSWSPFVGMFLARISRGRSVREFCIGVMLIPAGLSTVWFAIFGGTAIHMEQKGNSISGESSEVELFNLLHNLPGGFIAGIIAVILLATFFITSADSASTVMGSMSQNGASNAKPWLSAAWGVATAAVGLTLLLADEDSLTNLQNVTIVAALPFLFIVVGLMCAIYKALSNDIIYLEYRESQAFQRKLARERRLHREYQRAEELKKRRQRKRAQHK; encoded by the coding sequence ATGACTAATCCAGAAACAGATTCGAATACGGCAAAGGGTACGGATCCGGCGTCCAGTGCGGCGCCGGTTTCGTCTGAGGAGTACCAGACCGTTGATGAGAAGCTGGAATCAGCATCTGCGACGAGTCAGCTACAAAACATGCTCGGCGACGAGGACTTCGCTCCTCATGAGATGACCGAGCCGGAAATTGAAATCGCAGCCGATGACAACGCTCCGATCGACTGGACCATCGTCGGCATCACTGGCGTGCTTATCGCCGCCATCGTTGCATGGGGCTTAGCCGCGCCGACCAACTTCGCGGACTTCGCAAGCGATGCACTGAGCTTCGTTGTTAACGACTTTGGTTGGGTCTACGTCCTCTTCGGCACGATTTTCGTTGTATTTGTTATCTTTATCGCCGCCTCCAAGTTCGGCACCATCCGCTTGGGCCATATTGATGAAGAGCCTGAATTTTCTACGCCTTCCTGGATCGCGATGATGTTCGCAGCCGGTATGGGCATCGGCCTGATGTTCTACGGTGCTTCTGAGCCGCTGAACTACTACCTCAACGGAGTTCCTGGCCATGATGCTAAGGAAGTGGGCACGTCGATGGCTACGGCGATGTTCCACTGGACCCTGCACCCATGGGCTGTTTATGCCATCGTTGGTCTCGCAATTGCGTACTCGACCTTCCGTATTGGCCGCAAGCAGCTGCTGAGCCAAGCATTCGTGCCGCTCATCGGCCAGCGCGCTGCCGATGGTTGGGTTGGCAAAATCATTGACATCCTGTCCATTTTTGCAACCGTCTTCGGTACCGCATGTTCCCTGGGTATCGGTGCAACCCAGATCCAGGCTGGTATCCAGGCTTCTGGCCTCATCGACAACCCATCCCAGAAGGTCGTCGTTGGCATCGTCCTCGTGCTGACCCTGGCCTTCCTGCTTTCCGCAATGTCCGGCGTGGGCAAGGGCATTCAGTATGTCTCCAACGCGAACATGGTTATGGCCGCACTGCTTGCCATCTTCGTATTCATCCTTGGCCCAACCGTTTCCATCCTGAACCAGATTCCGGGCTCCATCGGTAGCTACCTGGATGCGTTCACCGAGATGATCTCCCGTACTGCTGAGTCCAACAACGGCGAAGCAGGCGAGTGGCTGTCCACCTGGACCATCTTCTACTGGGCATGGTGGGTCTCTTGGTCCCCATTCGTCGGTATGTTCCTGGCACGCATTTCCCGTGGCCGTTCCGTCCGCGAATTCTGCATCGGCGTCATGCTGATCCCGGCTGGTCTTTCCACCGTGTGGTTCGCCATCTTCGGTGGCACCGCAATCCACATGGAGCAGAAGGGTAACTCCATCTCCGGCGAGTCCTCTGAGGTTGAGCTGTTCAACCTGCTGCACAACCTGCCTGGTGGTTTCATCGCCGGCATCATCGCAGTTATCTTGCTGGCAACCTTCTTCATCACCTCCGCTGACTCGGCTTCTACCGTTATGGGCTCGATGTCTCAGAACGGTGCATCCAACGCTAAGCCATGGCTGTCCGCAGCATGGGGCGTTGCCACCGCGGCTGTTGGTCTGACCCTGCTGCTGGCTGATGAGGATTCCCTGACCAACCTGCAGAACGTCACCATTGTGGCTGCGCTGCCATTCCTGTTCATCGTTGTGGGCCTGATGTGCGCCATCTACAAGGCGCTCAGCAATGACATCATCTACTTGGAGTACCGCGAGTCCCAGGCATTCCAGCGCAAGCTTGCCCGCGAGCGCCGTCTGCACCGCGAGTACCAGCGCGCTGAGGAGCTCAAGAAGCGTCGTCAGCGCAAGCGCGCTCAGCACAAGTAA
- the rsmI gene encoding 16S rRNA (cytidine(1402)-2'-O)-methyltransferase: MNTSFRLDPLPRGVIVAATPLGNIADASARLMQALQHADIVAAEDTRRVRNLAQALGIEIRGKVVSNFDHNEEGRAAQLVEAARSGTVLVVSDAGMPLVSDPGHSIVAAAAEAGVPVTCFPGPSAVPTALALSGLGVGHFLFDAFAPRKAGPRKAWLESLRGEKRAIVFFESPHRLAQTLADAAAVLGEDRPAAVCRELTKTYEEVKRGSLGELAKWAEDNARGEITVVIEGGEEVPSSLEELVDKVQRRVADGVRAKDACKEVAAGTQVSNRELYDAFLSARDSEK; the protein is encoded by the coding sequence ATGAATACTTCGTTTCGTCTAGATCCCCTTCCACGCGGAGTAATTGTGGCAGCCACCCCTCTGGGTAATATCGCAGATGCTTCGGCACGACTCATGCAGGCGCTGCAGCATGCCGACATCGTGGCGGCGGAAGATACGCGCCGCGTCCGTAACCTGGCGCAGGCTCTGGGGATCGAAATCCGCGGCAAGGTGGTCTCCAACTTTGATCACAACGAAGAAGGACGCGCAGCCCAACTTGTCGAGGCCGCTCGTTCCGGCACCGTTTTGGTTGTCTCCGACGCGGGTATGCCTCTGGTTTCTGATCCAGGGCACTCCATCGTTGCTGCAGCAGCCGAAGCTGGGGTGCCGGTGACGTGTTTCCCCGGGCCATCTGCAGTGCCCACCGCTTTGGCTCTGTCCGGTCTCGGCGTCGGTCACTTCCTCTTCGACGCCTTTGCTCCACGCAAGGCCGGACCGCGCAAAGCGTGGCTGGAATCGCTGCGCGGTGAAAAACGCGCCATTGTCTTCTTTGAATCTCCCCACCGTTTGGCGCAGACGCTTGCCGACGCCGCGGCGGTTCTGGGTGAAGACCGCCCTGCTGCCGTGTGTCGCGAACTGACAAAGACCTATGAAGAAGTAAAGCGCGGAAGCTTGGGTGAGTTGGCAAAGTGGGCTGAGGACAATGCTCGCGGTGAAATCACGGTTGTTATTGAGGGTGGGGAAGAGGTCCCCTCATCGCTTGAGGAACTGGTGGATAAGGTCCAGCGCCGTGTGGCAGATGGAGTGCGCGCGAAGGATGCTTGCAAGGAAGTCGCTGCCGGTACTCAGGTGTCCAATCGCGAACTTTATGACGCCTTTTTGAGTGCCCGTGACAGCGAAAAATAG
- a CDS encoding phospholipid carrier-dependent glycosyltransferase has protein sequence MATDSSQPAGTPQAKLAGKPRGKHAFAAPAAPTSYAWGKADWVSTGVIAVLAFITRFIRLSAPVSQGTPVFDEKHYVPQAFDMVRSWDNLFIGGIESNPGYGLVVHPPLAKQIIAVSESVFGYSPLGWRLMAALFGVGTVLLTMALARRVAGSWQVATMAGLIAVCDGVLLVSSKFGMLDIFQVFFIVAAAWALAHDHNQMRLRLHTAFITGNMGSSDFGPRLGFRWWRFTAGVFLGLALGVKWSGLYYIMFFGLLSVFSDLALRRRYHVRRYVLGTLIRDTPAALASLVLVPLAIYVWTWRAWFASETSVFRHAKVDGTIAEDSPLQALPDALAGWFYYHSSVLEFHASLTTSSGHSHPWDSKPWAWLVAARPILYYSSTDLQCSGAGTCRKMLYLFGTPAIWWLVIPAVLWGLWSLLVRRNRAFLIPLVGFAAGFLPWLAAFDRQMYFFYATAFIPFVIVLISLALGQMIGHGKKISWDWLTSLAGGEIRTGTFVAICYLCLVVTMFIYFSPILYGFMIPDKWYESMMWLNSWT, from the coding sequence ATTGCTACTGACTCTTCGCAGCCCGCAGGCACCCCACAGGCCAAGCTAGCAGGAAAGCCGCGTGGCAAGCATGCCTTCGCCGCCCCTGCTGCTCCTACCTCCTATGCTTGGGGCAAAGCAGATTGGGTCAGCACCGGCGTCATTGCAGTTTTAGCTTTCATCACCCGTTTCATCAGGCTCTCCGCCCCCGTCTCGCAGGGCACGCCAGTCTTCGACGAGAAGCATTACGTTCCGCAGGCCTTCGACATGGTGCGTAGCTGGGACAACCTCTTTATCGGCGGCATCGAGTCCAATCCAGGCTATGGCCTGGTGGTTCACCCGCCGCTGGCTAAGCAAATCATTGCTGTTTCCGAGTCTGTTTTTGGCTATAGCCCGCTTGGCTGGCGCCTGATGGCAGCGCTTTTTGGTGTAGGTACCGTGCTGCTGACAATGGCGCTCGCCCGCCGCGTCGCTGGTTCCTGGCAGGTTGCCACGATGGCCGGCTTGATTGCGGTATGCGATGGCGTGCTTTTGGTTTCTTCAAAGTTCGGAATGCTGGATATCTTCCAGGTCTTTTTCATCGTCGCGGCCGCATGGGCACTGGCACACGACCATAACCAGATGCGTTTACGTCTGCACACGGCATTTATCACGGGCAATATGGGCTCGTCCGATTTCGGGCCACGTTTAGGCTTCCGCTGGTGGCGTTTCACCGCAGGCGTCTTCCTCGGCTTAGCCCTTGGCGTGAAGTGGTCTGGCCTGTACTACATCATGTTCTTTGGTCTGCTTTCGGTCTTTAGCGATCTTGCTTTGCGACGCCGCTATCACGTACGCCGCTACGTACTGGGTACGCTCATCCGCGATACCCCGGCAGCTCTGGCTTCCCTAGTGCTGGTTCCGCTAGCTATTTACGTATGGACTTGGCGCGCATGGTTTGCCTCCGAAACCTCCGTGTTCCGCCATGCCAAGGTGGATGGAACTATCGCTGAAGACTCCCCGCTGCAAGCCCTGCCCGATGCACTCGCTGGTTGGTTCTACTACCACTCTTCGGTCTTGGAATTTCACGCTTCCCTGACCACCTCCAGCGGGCACTCGCACCCATGGGATTCAAAGCCTTGGGCTTGGCTCGTGGCGGCCCGCCCCATCCTCTACTACTCCTCTACTGATCTGCAGTGCAGCGGCGCCGGCACCTGCCGCAAGATGCTCTATCTCTTTGGCACGCCTGCCATTTGGTGGCTGGTCATTCCAGCCGTGTTGTGGGGTCTATGGTCACTGCTGGTGCGCCGCAACCGCGCATTCCTCATCCCGTTGGTTGGATTCGCTGCAGGTTTCCTGCCTTGGTTGGCTGCGTTCGACCGCCAAATGTATTTCTTCTACGCCACGGCTTTCATCCCGTTTGTCATCGTGCTGATCTCCCTCGCGCTGGGCCAGATGATTGGACATGGCAAGAAGATTTCTTGGGACTGGCTGACTTCGCTTGCTGGCGGGGAAATCCGGACTGGAACATTCGTGGCAATTTGCTACTTGTGCTTGGTAGTGACGATGTTCATCTACTTCTCGCCAATTCTTTATGGTTTCATGATTCCGGACAAATGGTACGAGTCGATGATGTGGCTGAACTCTTGGACCTAG
- a CDS encoding zf-HC2 domain-containing protein: MLTHEEIQAAISAQLDGEPTDVSSDVIETHVESCEQCRAYRDKAAALSRSLSFVESAEGMAPPQDLSEVIIAGVEPEWRRASSARQTTLTVARVALVVLGLLFSIWAIFVVVSASGLAVTGAEGALDPTADPERARLLIEGAALRFGLAIGLFFAAWRPASVPGMLPVAATMFAFLFGFTMRDIALGTIMMSQIYILLATGISAIVLAWAWVAHKGYSAADFWRSLSANPH, translated from the coding sequence GTGTTGACGCATGAGGAAATCCAAGCTGCAATCTCCGCGCAGCTCGACGGTGAACCCACCGACGTTTCTAGCGATGTCATTGAAACTCACGTGGAAAGCTGCGAGCAGTGCCGTGCTTACCGCGACAAGGCCGCGGCGCTTTCCCGCTCATTGAGCTTCGTCGAATCGGCCGAAGGAATGGCACCCCCACAAGATCTTTCTGAGGTCATCATCGCCGGCGTTGAGCCAGAGTGGCGCCGTGCCTCCAGCGCACGTCAGACCACGCTGACGGTAGCGCGCGTTGCACTCGTGGTACTCGGATTGCTCTTTTCTATCTGGGCTATCTTCGTGGTGGTTAGTGCTTCCGGGCTCGCCGTCACCGGCGCCGAGGGAGCACTCGACCCTACCGCTGATCCTGAACGTGCACGCCTTCTCATCGAGGGCGCGGCCTTGCGCTTCGGCCTGGCCATCGGTTTGTTCTTTGCTGCCTGGCGGCCAGCTTCCGTTCCCGGCATGCTGCCGGTTGCAGCAACCATGTTTGCCTTCCTTTTTGGCTTTACCATGCGCGATATTGCGCTGGGCACAATCATGATGAGCCAGATATACATTCTCCTGGCCACCGGTATAAGCGCGATTGTCCTGGCTTGGGCTTGGGTAGCCCATAAAGGTTATTCAGCCGCCGATTTCTGGCGTTCTTTGAGCGCGAATCCGCATTAA
- a CDS encoding DoxX family protein: MNRPAVRDTALLLLRAVLGLVFVAHGVDKMFFAGIDETTGQFSAMGIPQPHVSAYIAALGEMIGGSLLVVGLLTTFVAGALALFMACALYFVHLGHGLFAADGGFEYPAVLIASLVMIVVFGSGRVSLDGVLSRVDA, from the coding sequence ATGAATAGACCCGCCGTTCGCGATACCGCGCTGCTGCTTTTGCGAGCAGTACTAGGCCTCGTTTTCGTCGCGCACGGTGTTGACAAAATGTTCTTCGCCGGAATCGATGAGACCACAGGGCAGTTCTCTGCGATGGGCATCCCTCAGCCCCATGTTTCTGCGTATATCGCAGCATTGGGGGAGATGATCGGCGGCTCCCTGCTCGTTGTCGGGCTTCTGACCACCTTTGTCGCTGGTGCCCTGGCGCTGTTTATGGCGTGTGCATTGTATTTTGTGCACCTAGGCCATGGGCTTTTCGCTGCGGACGGCGGCTTTGAATACCCAGCGGTGCTGATTGCCTCGCTGGTGATGATTGTCGTCTTCGGTTCCGGCCGCGTCAGCTTGGATGGAGTGTTGAGCCGTGTTGACGCATGA